The following DNA comes from Gloeocapsa sp. PCC 73106.
CAAATAACTGGGACAAGAGTGTCTTTTGTTGTGAGGTAGGGTATACTCTATAGTTGTATCTGGATTTCATGAGCTAAAATGTTGTTTGTCTGATACAAGTTTAAGTTAACAACCCAAGGTATGTCAACACCATTTAGGCTCCGAGTGCGAGAAAGATCGTGTTTCGAACAGTGTGGTTTGCAGGTCTGCGCTTTGGTCGACTAGCTATGAGGTTTTCAAAAAATATATTTTGATAAATTAGGACTCAAAAGACACGTTAAACCTTCTTTTATCGCAATCTTTCAAAAATATTTTCTCAATCATCTCAGCAGGAATAGGTCGAGAAAACAGATAACCTTGACCAAACTCCGAACCCAATTCCTGGAGATACTGCAGTTGCTCCTGTGTTTCAATACCTTCAGCAACAACGGTTAGCCCCAGTTGATTACTCAGAGTGATAATAGTTTGAACAACTTGATAGTGGCGGTTTCCCGGTTCAATCTGACTGACAAAAGAGCGATCAATCTTGAGGATATCGATGGGAAAGCGATGCAAGTAACCCAGAGAAGAATATCCAGTCCCAAAGTCATCGATGCAGATCTGAATTTGACGCGATCGCAGTTTTTCGGTGAGTTGGATAGCCGCCTCTGCATTCTGCATAATCACGCTTTCGGTAATTTCCAGTTTTAGACAAGCCGGATTGATCCCCGTTTCGGCTATGATTTGGTCAATATCCGTCAAGAGGGTAGAGGAAGCAAACTGGCGTACCGATAGATTCACGCTCATAGTCAACTCTGACCAACCCAGTTGATGCCAAGCCTGAAGTTGCTGACACGCTTGACGCAACACTAATATCCCCACCCGTACCACCTGCCCCGTTTCTTCCATACAGGGAATAAATTCTCCCGCTGAAAGCATACCCCGTTGAGGGTGTTGCCAGCGCACCAGGGCTTCAAAACCAACTAAATTGTTGGTAACGAGACTGAAAATAGGTTGATAATAGGCGACAAATTCATGATGCTCTAAAGCTTGTTGTAAATCATTTTCAAGAGTGATACGTAGGAGAGTAGCTACATACATCTGGTGATCAAAGATTTGATAACAGCCCTTCCCTCGCAGTTTAGCCTTGTACATTGCCGTATCAGCCGCCTGTAACAGAGTTTCCGGCTGGTCATAAGTATTATTACTCAAAGCAACACCTATACAGACGGACATAAAGATTTGATAATTATCAACCTCAAAAGTAGTATCGAATGCTTGAAGAACCTCCTGAATCCAGAAATTTAAGATTTTCTCATCCGGAATGTTATGAAGCAAAAAACAAAACTCGTCTTCTCCTACTCTAGCGAGTACATCACCCGGGCGCAGGAGGCTTTTTAGCCGTGCTGCAATAGCTTGAAGCAGTTGGTTCCCCACGAGATAGCCAAAGGCGCCATTAACTAACTTAAACTGGTCACAGTCTAGATAGGCGATCGCCACGTTAGAGGTTTTGCATTCTAGAGCTTTAGACAACAGTTGCAGTAAATGATATCGGGTGGGTAAATCAGTGAGAGCGTCTTCAAAGATCAGAGCCTGCAACTGGGCCGTTTTCTGTTGTACCAAAGTTTCAAGCTCAGTATTTAAGGCATTCAGCTGCTGATATTGATCATGAATACGGAGCATAGAACCAATCCTGGCGATTAATTCTAAACGATTAAAAGGTTTACTAATAAAGTCATCGGCTCCCACATCTAGACATCGGGCTAGGGTTTGCTTGCCGGCTAAGGCTGTGACCATAACTATAGGTACTGACTTCCACTGGGGCATGGCTTTAATACGTCGGCAGAGTTCAATACCATCGGTACCTGGCATCATCACATCGAGCAAAATGAGATCCGGCTGAAGTATGTTCAGGGAGGCGATCGCCTCAGAACCGCTGTCTGCGTAATGCAACTGATAATCTTGACCGCTCAAAAAAGCTTCAATGACGTCAAAATTATCTGGTTCATCATCAACAATCAAAATCGATGTTTTCTTCATAAAAGATCTTGGCGTGGGTTGAGCAACTGTTGCATTGTTATGACTAACTGCTTTAGTTTTACCGGTTTACTAAAGTATTCATCAGCTCCTGCGGCTTTAGCTGCTTCGCAATCTCCTACCATCGCTAAAGCTGTTAAAGCAATGATGGGCACTTGAGCTAAATTGCGGTCACTGCGGATCTGGGTCATGGCTTCGATTCCATTCATCAGGGGCATTTGAATATCCATCAGAATCAAATCTGGCCTATTAGACTGAGCTAGTGTGACGGCTTCTTGTCCATTTTTTGCTAACACCAGGCGATAACCCTTAGCTCGCAGGTAGCTTGAAATCGTACTGATATTCGCTTCGTTATCTTCTGCTAGTAAAATTAAAGGGGATGATTCTGGTGCGATCTGTCTAAAATTTAGCTCTGGTTCAGATAAGCATTGAGGATCATCAGCTGTAGATGGAGTATAAAGAAGATCAATCGTGAAGCAACTACCCCTCCCCGGCTCACTAGTTACTCCAACTTGGCCACCGTGTAATTCCACAATTCGCTTTACCAGTGCTAAGCCCAAACCCGTCCCCTGATATTGACGATTTAAAGCGCTATCAATTTGCACGAAGGGCTGAAAGAGTTTTGTGATATTTTCTGGCTCGATGCCAATACCCGTATCTATAACCGAAAAACGCATATATTTAGGAATGACAGAAACCTCGAGGGTGATGTATCCTCCCGTTGGGGTAAATTTAACGGCATTGTTGAGTAAATTGATCAAAACTTGTCGAATGCGGCGTTCATCGATCAATAAGTTGGGTAGATGGGGAGGGATTTTAGTCTCTAGCTGGATATATTTTTTAAAAGCTTGTTGTTTCACAAAGGCTAGACTGGATTGGCACAGGGACACGATGGATGTAGGGTTGCAGTCTAGTTCGAGCTGACCGGACTCTATTTTAGCCACATCCAGAATATCATTAATCAACTCCAGTAGATGAGAACTACTACGCTCTATAGTTTGTAAAGCTTTATTTTGCCCGGCATTTATTTTGCCAAAGATTTGTTCTTGTAGACCTTCAGTCATACCCAGAATAGCGTTAAGGGGGGTGCGGAGTTCATGGCTCATGTTAGCGAGAAATTCGTCTTTAAGACGGGTCACTCGGGCGAGTTCGTCGTTGCGTTCGTTAATCTCTTGCTCTATCTGTTGGCGCTCCCTTAGTTCCTGTTGTAGTTGCTTAAAAAGGTTAGCTTGAACGATGGCGATGCCCAATTGACTCGCTAGTTGTTGCAAACAGTTAATCTCCCCCCAATCCCATTGTCGAGCATGATTACATTCATGGACACACAGTAATCCCCAGAGTTGTTCCCCACAGAGTATCGGCATCACTAAATTCGCCCGCACGTGAAATTGAGAGAGAATATCTATATAACATTGACTTAGGTTATCATCGAAAATGTCTGCGACAGAGTAATAATGACCTTGAGCATAGAGGCTGGCATAATTTTCGCCGAAGCAGTGATCGTGAACACGCAAGGCGACAACGGAGGGTAAACCAGGGGCGACCGATTCGGCAACAAATTCCCCATTGTCATATCCAGATTCGAGATAAAATTTAAAAATACTCACCCGCTCTGCTTTCATAACTTCACGGATCTCTTGACAGGTGGCATCGAAAATGGTCTGGAGATCTAGGGATTGGCGAATACGCTGAGTAAATTCTTGGATGAGATTTTCTCGCTTTGCTTGTTGACGGTTTTCTTGTTCTGCCAGGATACGCTCAGTAATGTCTCTAGCCGCTGCATAGACTAGTTTTCCGCTCGGCGTCCCATGCCAGTCTAGCCAACGATAGGAACCATCTTGACAGCGATAACGGTTAACGAAGCTTGCGACTGCTTCTCCTTTGATTAGCTCGGCCATTGCTTGTGTGGTATCAGGTATATCTTCTGGGTGGATGTAATCTAGGAATCTACTGCCTTCTAGCTCAGCAACAGAGTAGCCTAAGACGTTTTCCCACTGTTGGTTAACCCGCAAGAAATAGCCATCGGTATTGGCGATGCAAAGTAATTCCAAAGCGAGGGAAAAGAATTTATCGAGTTGTTCGGTTGTGGATTTGAGAGCGAGTTCTGCTTGTTTGCGATCGCTGATATCTTGAAAGGTGCCCACTACTCCCACCACATTACCCTCCAAATCTCGCAGGGGCAGTTTGTTGGTTTCCAACCATCGCTGTTCACCCGCGGCTAGGGTTGTTGTTTCTTCAATACCCAGTTTGGGGACACCCGACGATATGACTTCTTGGTCATCAGCCAGATAGTTCTGGATTTGGGCTTCGGTCAAACAAAAATCAAAATCAGTTTTACCCACTATTTCCAGGGGAGAGTTTAAACCTAGCAGCTTGGCAAAGAGTTGATTGCATCCTAACATCACCGATTCACGGTTTTTCCAAAATACAGCCTGGGGAAAGGTATCGAGAACTGTTTGCAGAAATTGTTGAGATTCTCGTAAAGCGTTTTCGTACTCCAGTCGCTGGGTAATATCGCGAAAAATCCCCTGAACGATTACTTTACTCCCAATATTGATCAGCGTTGCTGAAATATCAACTAGTATTATCTGACCATCTTGGCGCAAAATCGGCGCATTTATCATATAATTGCCGCGTCCTTGAACTACCTCTTCAAAGGCGGTAACTGCCAGATCTAGCTGCTCCGGGGGATGCAGTTGTGACTGATGCATGTGGGTTAATTGCTCTCGGGAATAGCCGAATAACTCTTCAGTTTTACGGTTTACCTCCAATAAGTTACCCTGACAATCTGCTAGTAAAATAGCATCATTAGCACCTTCCATCAAGGCGTAATAGCGCGCTTCTCTCTCTTTTAATTCTTGGGTGCGCTGT
Coding sequences within:
- a CDS encoding helix-turn-helix domain-containing protein encodes the protein MKSRYNYRVYPTSQQKTLLSQLF
- a CDS encoding PAS domain S-box protein, which translates into the protein MLKTLLAKLSHNISSYFTDMQVQEKLLNLEKRMRETQRLTHVGNWEHYYQNNSLYWSDEIFSILEIAPQQVEASYEAFVDVIHPGDRDLVNETHEKHLEDRKPCSLTYRLLMKDGRTKYVQAECESEYNQDGTLVVSRGTLQDITNQKVAQLERERAEKALRKVVEGTSAVIGEGFFLKLVTHIGEVLDVNYVIIAELVGDELRTLGFWADGTLQPSIISYKVAPTPCEYALRKGEFYCEAMIQKLFPEAQNLVKMQAESYLGIALKDDHGNGIGAICILDRKPFSSEKRAEALPLLQVFAARAAAELHRYTANAEIYRLNQELEARVEQRTQELKEREARYYALMEGANDAILLADCQGNLLEVNRKTEELFGYSREQLTHMHQSQLHPPEQLDLAVTAFEEVVQGRGNYMINAPILRQDGQIILVDISATLINIGSKVIVQGIFRDITQRLEYENALRESQQFLQTVLDTFPQAVFWKNRESVMLGCNQLFAKLLGLNSPLEIVGKTDFDFCLTEAQIQNYLADDQEVISSGVPKLGIEETTTLAAGEQRWLETNKLPLRDLEGNVVGVVGTFQDISDRKQAELALKSTTEQLDKFFSLALELLCIANTDGYFLRVNQQWENVLGYSVAELEGSRFLDYIHPEDIPDTTQAMAELIKGEAVASFVNRYRCQDGSYRWLDWHGTPSGKLVYAAARDITERILAEQENRQQAKRENLIQEFTQRIRQSLDLQTIFDATCQEIREVMKAERVSIFKFYLESGYDNGEFVAESVAPGLPSVVALRVHDHCFGENYASLYAQGHYYSVADIFDDNLSQCYIDILSQFHVRANLVMPILCGEQLWGLLCVHECNHARQWDWGEINCLQQLASQLGIAIVQANLFKQLQQELRERQQIEQEINERNDELARVTRLKDEFLANMSHELRTPLNAILGMTEGLQEQIFGKINAGQNKALQTIERSSSHLLELINDILDVAKIESGQLELDCNPTSIVSLCQSSLAFVKQQAFKKYIQLETKIPPHLPNLLIDERRIRQVLINLLNNAVKFTPTGGYITLEVSVIPKYMRFSVIDTGIGIEPENITKLFQPFVQIDSALNRQYQGTGLGLALVKRIVELHGGQVGVTSEPGRGSCFTIDLLYTPSTADDPQCLSEPELNFRQIAPESSPLILLAEDNEANISTISSYLRAKGYRLVLAKNGQEAVTLAQSNRPDLILMDIQMPLMNGIEAMTQIRSDRNLAQVPIIALTALAMVGDCEAAKAAGADEYFSKPVKLKQLVITMQQLLNPRQDLL
- a CDS encoding EAL domain-containing response regulator; translated protein: MKKTSILIVDDEPDNFDVIEAFLSGQDYQLHYADSGSEAIASLNILQPDLILLDVMMPGTDGIELCRRIKAMPQWKSVPIVMVTALAGKQTLARCLDVGADDFISKPFNRLELIARIGSMLRIHDQYQQLNALNTELETLVQQKTAQLQALIFEDALTDLPTRYHLLQLLSKALECKTSNVAIAYLDCDQFKLVNGAFGYLVGNQLLQAIAARLKSLLRPGDVLARVGEDEFCFLLHNIPDEKILNFWIQEVLQAFDTTFEVDNYQIFMSVCIGVALSNNTYDQPETLLQAADTAMYKAKLRGKGCYQIFDHQMYVATLLRITLENDLQQALEHHEFVAYYQPIFSLVTNNLVGFEALVRWQHPQRGMLSAGEFIPCMEETGQVVRVGILVLRQACQQLQAWHQLGWSELTMSVNLSVRQFASSTLLTDIDQIIAETGINPACLKLEITESVIMQNAEAAIQLTEKLRSRQIQICIDDFGTGYSSLGYLHRFPIDILKIDRSFVSQIEPGNRHYQVVQTIITLSNQLGLTVVAEGIETQEQLQYLQELGSEFGQGYLFSRPIPAEMIEKIFLKDCDKRRFNVSFES